In the genome of Polaribacter atrinae, one region contains:
- the trxA gene encoding thioredoxin, which translates to MTENLTKETFLEKVFNFEENKEWKFKGDKPALIDFYADWCGPCKAIAPVLELLSQEYEGKIDIYKIDTEAEQELSAAFGIRSIPSMLFCPAEGQPQMANGALPKAELERIIAEVLKVEK; encoded by the coding sequence ATGACAGAAAACTTAACAAAAGAAACTTTCTTAGAAAAGGTTTTTAATTTTGAAGAAAACAAAGAATGGAAATTTAAAGGAGATAAACCTGCATTGATAGATTTTTATGCAGATTGGTGTGGACCTTGTAAAGCAATAGCTCCTGTTTTAGAACTTTTATCTCAAGAATACGAAGGTAAAATTGACATTTACAAAATAGATACTGAAGCAGAACAAGAATTATCGGCAGCATTCGGTATTAGAAGTATTCCGTCTATGTTATTTTGCCCTGCAGAAGGACAGCCACAAATGGCAAATGGTGCTTTACCAAAAGCAGAATTAGAACGTATAATTGCAGAGGTGTTAAAAGTAGAAAAATAA
- a CDS encoding PadR family transcriptional regulator, with protein sequence MGNQKLYKGSLQTIILKLLETNDKMYGYEITQHVKELTKGELKITEGALYPALHKLEADGLLDVEVAKVGNRLRKYYKLTESGTKETANKLEEMQEFLKTMQQLVNPKFSLE encoded by the coding sequence ATGGGAAATCAGAAATTATATAAAGGCTCTTTACAAACCATTATTTTAAAGTTATTAGAAACCAATGATAAAATGTATGGTTATGAAATTACCCAACACGTAAAAGAATTGACCAAAGGTGAATTAAAAATTACCGAAGGTGCTTTGTATCCTGCATTGCACAAACTAGAAGCCGATGGTTTATTAGACGTTGAAGTTGCAAAAGTTGGTAACCGACTTAGAAAATATTATAAGCTTACCGAAAGTGGCACCAAAGAAACCGCCAACAAGTTAGAAGAAATGCAAGAGTTTTTAAAAACGATGCAACAATTGGTGAATCCTAAATTTAGTTTGGAGTAA
- a CDS encoding DUF5687 family protein, with protein sequence MISHFLKLEWKQYFRSAHWQKGIALKIIMGFLVLYFLIAFLTIGIGGYYLLKKAYPTSDPLQLVNSYLLFAVLTDLIVRYLMQTLPIMNIKPLLILPIPKNKLVHYVLGKSAFSVFNILSLFFYIPFSIVLIKEGYNIAGVLGWLATMILIIQSSNFLNFLINKNNKALLIIGAILASLIGLQKFGIFNVVSYGGAIFDFIYQNPIFAFVGVIVLAFLYQLNYKHLRHQVYLDEAVASKVEEATSADLSFTDRLGDVAPFIKNDIRLIWRNKRTKTVFLMSFLFLFYGLIFFTNKTYAEMPAMLIFASLFITGGFTLNYGQFIPAWDSAHYKMLMSQSFKYRKFLESKWVLMVTMTTVLYVLSLPYLYFGVDIFLMITAGAIFNIGFNSLFLLYAGSFNRKRINLTKGGFGNTQGTSATQFLVVLPIMGIPLLLFWGFSTLINFNAGIIAIALVGILGLTLKNYAMNFIEKKYIKDKYVMINAFGKEA encoded by the coding sequence ATGATTTCACATTTTTTAAAGTTAGAATGGAAACAATATTTCCGTTCTGCTCATTGGCAAAAAGGAATTGCATTAAAAATAATAATGGGCTTTTTGGTCTTGTATTTTTTAATCGCTTTTTTAACAATAGGAATTGGAGGCTATTATCTTTTAAAGAAAGCATACCCAACATCTGATCCTTTACAATTGGTAAATTCTTATTTACTTTTTGCAGTTCTTACAGATTTAATAGTTCGGTATTTAATGCAGACACTACCTATCATGAATATTAAACCGCTGCTTATTTTACCTATTCCAAAAAACAAGTTGGTTCATTATGTTTTAGGTAAATCTGCCTTTTCCGTTTTTAATATTTTAAGCTTGTTCTTTTACATTCCGTTTTCGATTGTTTTAATAAAAGAAGGTTACAACATAGCAGGAGTTTTAGGTTGGCTAGCCACCATGATTTTAATTATTCAATCCTCTAATTTCTTAAATTTTTTAATCAACAAAAACAACAAAGCATTGCTAATTATTGGAGCAATTTTAGCGAGTTTAATAGGTTTACAGAAGTTCGGTATTTTTAATGTAGTTAGTTACGGAGGTGCTATTTTCGACTTTATATACCAAAACCCAATCTTCGCATTCGTTGGTGTGATCGTTTTAGCATTTTTATATCAATTAAATTACAAACATTTACGCCACCAAGTTTATTTAGATGAAGCTGTTGCCTCTAAAGTAGAAGAAGCAACATCTGCAGATTTATCTTTTACTGATAGACTAGGTGATGTTGCCCCATTTATAAAAAATGATATTCGTTTAATTTGGAGAAATAAAAGAACCAAAACAGTATTTTTAATGTCATTTTTATTCCTTTTTTATGGTTTAATTTTCTTTACAAATAAAACGTATGCAGAAATGCCCGCAATGTTAATTTTTGCATCATTATTTATTACAGGAGGCTTTACTTTAAATTACGGTCAATTTATACCTGCTTGGGACAGCGCACATTATAAAATGTTAATGAGCCAAAGTTTTAAATATCGAAAATTCTTAGAATCTAAATGGGTTTTAATGGTTACTATGACTACCGTTTTATATGTTTTAAGCTTACCGTATTTATATTTCGGAGTAGATATTTTTTTAATGATTACGGCAGGTGCCATTTTTAATATTGGCTTTAATTCGTTGTTTTTATTATATGCAGGTTCTTTTAATAGAAAAAGAATCAATTTAACAAAAGGAGGTTTCGGAAACACACAAGGAACAAGTGCTACTCAATTTTTAGTTGTTTTACCGATAATGGGCATACCATTGTTATTGTTCTGGGGTTTTAGCACACTTATCAACTTTAATGCAGGCATTATTGCCATAGCATTAGTAGGTATTTTAGGATTGACATTAAAAAATTATGCCATGAATTTTATCGAAAAAAAATATATAAAAGACAAATATGTTATGATTAACGCCTTTGGTAAAGAAGCATAA
- a CDS encoding ABC transporter ATP-binding protein → MITINKITKKYGKAEVLNVASIEIPTGQSFGLVGNNGAGKTTLFNILLDLIRPTTGKIKNHRIIVNESEEWKNFTGSFIDESFLIGYLTPEEYFDFIGDLRGMNKADVKSFLTQFDEFFNGEITGKKKYLRDLSKGNQKKAGIVAALMGNPKVVILDEPFANLDPTTQIRLKAIIKKLTENRDITVLISSHDLTHVTEVCERIVVLDKGNMVKDIETSTETLQELESYFSV, encoded by the coding sequence ATGATTACAATAAATAAAATTACTAAAAAATACGGAAAAGCAGAAGTTTTAAATGTAGCTTCCATAGAGATTCCTACCGGACAAAGTTTTGGATTGGTAGGTAATAACGGTGCAGGAAAAACCACTTTATTTAATATTTTATTAGATTTAATTCGTCCTACAACCGGTAAAATTAAAAACCATAGAATTATTGTAAACGAAAGTGAAGAATGGAAAAACTTTACGGGTTCTTTTATAGACGAATCTTTTTTAATTGGATATTTAACTCCGGAAGAATACTTTGACTTTATTGGAGATTTACGCGGCATGAACAAAGCAGATGTAAAATCTTTTTTAACTCAGTTTGATGAATTTTTTAACGGAGAAATTACAGGAAAGAAAAAATACTTAAGAGATTTAAGTAAAGGAAATCAGAAAAAAGCAGGTATTGTTGCTGCATTAATGGGAAATCCGAAAGTTGTAATTTTAGACGAACCTTTTGCTAATTTAGATCCAACAACACAAATAAGATTAAAAGCCATCATTAAAAAATTAACCGAAAATAGAGATATTACCGTTTTAATTTCTAGTCATGATTTAACCCACGTAACCGAAGTCTGCGAACGAATTGTAGTTTTAGATAAAGGAAATATGGTAAAAGATATAGAAACATCTACAGAAACTTTACAAGAATTAGAAAGCTATTTTTCTGTATAA
- a CDS encoding tetratricopeptide repeat protein — MNYTKKIVLVIAVFSVLNSCSTRKDTVISRNWHALNTKYNVLFNGKEAFNKGVEQINEGYKDDWFTQLPIEPIQFEEDKINIPNLNTGMGAGFNDDNNEAEKATTPFGIAEEKAVKAIQKHGMNIKDVERNRQIDDAYLLLGKARYYEQRFIPAIEAFNYVIATYPDANLIAETKIWRAKANIRNDNEEFAIESMKLLLQVKDTLEVDLPEITREQGYTALAMAYIKSDSIEHAKKYLIKSTETLNNRNQGTRNLFVLGQIYSSQHKKDSASLAFNKIINFRKAPYKYKMHAHIELAKNSTNDSTSATILDKIQDLIKERENRPYLDELYYQVGYLHEQNDSINLAVDNYNKSLRARSDNVKQKTFTYEKLGNINYKNSEYVLASSYYDSIINIAADTLNLRFRRIKRKHKNLASLINFEKTVSENDSILKIVALSKPEQEAFFQKYIDDLKQKDEEAAQLKLNQQAFGDTFGGNQLKSLNKGKWYFYNSQSLSFGKSEFAKIWGNRALEDNWRWSGKRATNRTAEDSVAIDTKNVRYDLASYLETIPTEKEKIDTLSINRNQALYELGIIYKEQFKDTKLAIARLERVNSLNPSKELILPINWHLYQIYNELGNAIKTNLHKNIILTDYPTTKFAQVIKNPNKPIEEAVSVNEIEESYKETYYLYKEAKFEETVAKINDILPTLQDSKLLPKFELLKAYAIGKYQDIETYKIAMEFVAVSYGNTEEGRKAKEIVKQLSK; from the coding sequence GTGAATTACACCAAAAAAATAGTTTTAGTAATTGCCGTATTTTCAGTTCTAAACTCTTGTAGTACAAGAAAAGACACTGTAATAAGTAGAAACTGGCATGCCTTAAACACAAAGTACAACGTACTGTTTAATGGTAAAGAAGCTTTTAATAAAGGAGTTGAACAGATTAATGAAGGTTATAAAGATGATTGGTTTACACAACTACCAATAGAACCTATTCAGTTTGAAGAAGACAAAATAAACATACCCAATCTAAACACGGGCATGGGCGCTGGCTTTAATGACGATAACAACGAAGCAGAAAAAGCGACTACTCCATTTGGAATTGCAGAAGAAAAAGCTGTAAAAGCAATCCAAAAGCATGGAATGAATATAAAGGATGTAGAACGCAACAGACAAATTGATGATGCTTATCTTTTATTAGGAAAAGCGCGTTATTATGAACAACGTTTCATTCCTGCGATAGAAGCATTTAACTATGTTATTGCAACGTATCCGGATGCAAATCTAATTGCTGAAACCAAAATTTGGAGAGCCAAAGCAAATATTAGAAATGATAATGAAGAGTTTGCTATAGAATCTATGAAATTACTACTTCAAGTAAAAGACACCTTAGAAGTAGATTTACCAGAAATAACCAGAGAACAAGGTTATACTGCTTTGGCTATGGCTTATATAAAATCTGACAGCATAGAGCATGCAAAAAAATACCTAATAAAATCTACAGAAACATTAAATAACAGAAACCAAGGCACTAGAAATCTATTTGTTTTGGGGCAAATTTATAGTTCACAGCATAAAAAAGACTCGGCATCATTAGCGTTTAATAAAATTATCAATTTTAGAAAAGCACCGTACAAATACAAAATGCACGCGCATATAGAACTGGCTAAAAATTCTACAAACGATTCTACTTCAGCTACCATTTTAGACAAAATACAAGACTTAATTAAAGAAAGAGAAAACAGACCGTATTTAGATGAATTGTATTATCAAGTTGGTTATTTACACGAGCAGAACGATAGTATAAATTTAGCTGTAGATAATTATAATAAATCGCTTAGAGCAAGATCTGACAATGTAAAACAGAAAACCTTTACCTATGAAAAACTAGGAAACATCAACTATAAAAACTCAGAATACGTACTTGCAAGTTCGTATTATGACAGTATTATAAACATTGCTGCAGATACTTTAAACCTAAGATTTAGACGTATTAAAAGAAAGCATAAAAACTTAGCTTCGTTAATTAATTTTGAAAAAACAGTTTCTGAAAATGATAGTATTTTAAAAATAGTAGCACTCTCGAAGCCAGAACAAGAAGCCTTTTTTCAAAAATATATAGACGATTTAAAACAGAAAGATGAAGAAGCTGCTCAATTAAAGTTAAATCAGCAAGCTTTTGGCGATACGTTTGGCGGAAATCAATTAAAATCACTTAACAAAGGAAAGTGGTATTTCTACAATTCTCAATCTTTAAGTTTTGGTAAATCAGAATTTGCAAAAATCTGGGGAAACAGAGCTTTAGAAGATAACTGGAGATGGTCTGGAAAAAGAGCTACAAACAGAACAGCAGAAGACTCTGTAGCTATAGACACAAAAAACGTACGTTATGACTTGGCAAGTTACTTAGAAACGATTCCTACAGAAAAAGAAAAAATAGACACCTTAAGTATCAACAGAAATCAAGCTTTGTACGAATTAGGCATTATTTATAAAGAACAATTTAAAGATACAAAGTTAGCAATTGCACGCCTAGAAAGGGTAAATAGCTTAAACCCAAGTAAAGAGTTGATTTTACCAATTAACTGGCATTTATATCAAATTTATAATGAGTTAGGCAATGCTATAAAAACAAACCTACACAAAAACATAATTCTTACAGACTACCCTACAACTAAGTTTGCACAAGTAATTAAAAACCCAAACAAACCTATTGAAGAAGCCGTTTCTGTAAATGAAATTGAAGAGTCTTATAAAGAAACCTACTATCTCTATAAAGAGGCTAAGTTTGAAGAAACAGTTGCAAAAATAAATGACATACTACCAACGCTGCAAGATTCGAAATTACTACCTAAATTCGAGTTATTAAAAGCTTATGCTATAGGTAAATATCAAGACATTGAAACTTATAAAATTGCCATGGAATTTGTAGCTGTTAGCTACGGAAACACAGAAGAAGGAAGAAAAGCAAAAGAAATAGTGAAACAATTAAGTAAGTAA
- a CDS encoding bactofilin family protein: MERNVLAKNTKIVGDIKSDGDFRIDGTLEGTLVTKGRVIIGTEGFVKGKVECTNADIEGKFSGNLLVLNTLTIKTNANISGEVIIGKLSVEPGATFNATCTMKGAVKELNYSNDKKNRSEKTA; this comes from the coding sequence ATGGAAAGAAATGTTCTTGCTAAAAACACAAAAATTGTTGGCGACATTAAATCTGATGGCGATTTTAGAATTGATGGTACATTAGAAGGAACCTTAGTAACAAAAGGCCGCGTTATTATTGGTACAGAAGGGTTTGTTAAAGGTAAAGTAGAATGTACCAATGCAGATATAGAAGGTAAATTTTCTGGAAACCTTTTGGTATTAAACACACTAACCATAAAAACGAACGCAAACATATCTGGAGAAGTAATAATTGGTAAACTTTCTGTAGAACCAGGAGCTACTTTTAACGCAACCTGTACTATGAAAGGAGCTGTAAAAGAATTAAATTATAGTAATGACAAAAAAAACCGATCAGAAAAAACCGCTTAA
- a CDS encoding AtpZ/AtpI family protein: MTKKTDQKKPLNKAIRLSGAGLQMGLIIYLGSLLGKWLDLKFKTSFLTEAITLFAIFAATYSLIKQANKIND, encoded by the coding sequence ATGACAAAAAAAACCGATCAGAAAAAACCGCTTAATAAAGCAATAAGACTCTCTGGTGCAGGTTTGCAAATGGGATTAATAATTTATTTAGGTTCCTTATTAGGAAAATGGTTAGATCTAAAATTTAAAACTTCGTTCTTAACAGAAGCTATTACTTTATTTGCCATCTTTGCAGCAACCTATTCTTTGATAAAACAAGCCAATAAAATTAATGACTAA
- a CDS encoding DUF6168 family protein translates to MTKIVITYCITVILLFVLCYPIHRYLIEKQEIILHFPLNKIYQFNIGFSVLVCTNFVAFSFVDKFKKKLSYIYLGAIFIKLILFKLAFYDTLFLKELLTVSEKLSMLIPTIIFLSTDAFFVAKLLIKKQ, encoded by the coding sequence ATGACTAAAATTGTTATTACCTATTGTATAACCGTAATATTACTCTTTGTATTATGTTACCCTATTCACAGGTATTTAATAGAAAAGCAAGAAATAATATTGCACTTCCCACTAAACAAAATATACCAATTTAACATTGGATTTTCTGTATTGGTTTGCACTAATTTTGTAGCATTTTCATTTGTTGATAAATTCAAAAAAAAATTAAGTTATATATATTTAGGGGCTATTTTTATTAAACTGATCTTATTTAAACTAGCGTTCTATGACACCTTATTTCTAAAAGAATTGCTTACTGTTTCAGAAAAATTATCGATGTTAATTCCAACAATAATTTTTTTATCAACAGATGCATTTTTTGTAGCTAAATTACTGATCAAAAAACAATAA
- the atpB gene encoding F0F1 ATP synthase subunit A, which produces MGIAQKTIRFLTIAVIALITTTSFAFQSGEDTHTQQDGGQVNTQEEVRAYIEHHLKDSHDFAFFSYTNDANERKHFGFPLPVIIWTTEGLVTFMSSEFHHNDDGHVIVEKNGLKFAKIHSKIYELENGAATVAFDDAHHATNASRVLDFSITKSVVGILFAGFLMFLGFSRLAKQYKFRQIPIGFSRVLEPLVLYVRDEIARPNIGEKKYKKFTGFLLTVFFFIWILNLLGLTPFGFNVTGQIAVTLALALFTMVIYLVNGTKDFWMHTLWMPGVPYILRPILAVIELAGFILIKPFSLLVRLFANITAGHFIVMSLIALMVTMKEAFGPVASTGMSLALALFIMVIELLVAFLQAYIFTMLSSLFIGMAVEEHDHH; this is translated from the coding sequence ATGGGTATTGCACAAAAAACAATCAGATTTCTTACAATAGCTGTAATAGCACTTATTACAACTACCAGTTTCGCATTTCAATCAGGTGAAGACACACACACTCAACAAGATGGAGGGCAAGTAAATACCCAAGAAGAGGTACGCGCTTACATAGAGCATCACCTTAAAGATTCTCATGATTTCGCATTTTTCTCTTATACAAATGACGCTAATGAAAGAAAACACTTTGGTTTTCCTCTTCCAGTAATCATCTGGACAACAGAAGGGTTGGTTACTTTTATGTCATCAGAATTTCATCATAATGACGACGGACATGTTATTGTTGAAAAAAACGGATTAAAATTCGCAAAAATACACAGTAAAATTTATGAGTTAGAAAACGGAGCGGCAACAGTTGCATTCGATGACGCTCATCACGCTACAAACGCAAGTAGAGTTTTAGATTTTTCTATTACAAAATCTGTAGTAGGTATTTTATTTGCAGGTTTCTTAATGTTCTTAGGATTCTCTAGACTAGCAAAACAATATAAATTTAGACAAATACCAATAGGATTTAGTCGTGTTTTAGAACCATTGGTTTTATACGTTAGAGACGAAATTGCAAGACCAAATATTGGTGAGAAAAAATATAAAAAATTCACAGGATTTTTATTAACAGTATTTTTCTTTATTTGGATATTAAACTTATTAGGTTTAACTCCTTTTGGATTTAACGTTACTGGTCAAATTGCTGTTACATTAGCATTGGCATTGTTTACAATGGTAATCTATTTAGTAAATGGTACCAAAGATTTCTGGATGCATACATTATGGATGCCAGGTGTACCTTACATATTAAGACCTATCTTAGCGGTAATAGAATTAGCTGGTTTTATTTTAATTAAACCATTTTCATTACTTGTACGTTTATTCGCAAACATTACTGCGGGTCACTTTATTGTAATGAGTTTAATTGCTTTAATGGTAACAATGAAAGAAGCATTCGGTCCTGTAGCATCTACAGGAATGTCTTTAGCATTGGCTTTATTTATAATGGTTATTGAATTATTAGTAGCCTTTTTACAAGCATACATTTTTACAATGTTATCATCATTATTTATTGGAATGGCTGTTGAAGAGCATGACCATCACTAA
- the atpE gene encoding ATP synthase F0 subunit C has product MYNLIGAGLIVIGGGLGLGQIGGKAMESIARQPEAAGKIQTAMIIIGALLEGLAFGALILGK; this is encoded by the coding sequence ATGTACAATTTAATTGGAGCAGGATTAATCGTAATCGGAGGAGGACTTGGATTAGGTCAAATCGGTGGAAAAGCAATGGAAAGTATTGCACGTCAACCTGAAGCAGCTGGTAAAATTCAAACCGCAATGATCATCATTGGTGCCTTATTAGAAGGATTAGCATTTGGTGCATTAATCTTAGGGAAATAA
- a CDS encoding F0F1 ATP synthase subunit B translates to METLLNDFSPGLFAMQVVILIILLILMKKFAWKPILNSLEERETGIENALEAAENARKEMQNLQADNEKLLKEARAEREAMMKEARDIRDNMIAEAKEDAKEVTSNLIEKAQASIQQEKQAALAEIKKNVAELSIGIAESVIKKELSNKKDQLELVEGLLKDVTLN, encoded by the coding sequence ATGGAAACTTTATTAAACGACTTTTCACCAGGCTTATTTGCAATGCAAGTAGTAATCTTAATTATCTTATTAATTTTGATGAAAAAATTTGCTTGGAAGCCAATTCTAAACTCTTTAGAAGAAAGAGAAACTGGTATAGAAAACGCATTAGAAGCTGCAGAAAATGCACGTAAAGAAATGCAAAATCTACAAGCAGATAATGAGAAATTATTAAAAGAAGCTAGAGCAGAAAGAGAAGCAATGATGAAAGAAGCTAGAGATATTAGAGATAATATGATAGCAGAAGCTAAAGAAGATGCTAAAGAAGTTACTTCTAACTTAATAGAAAAAGCACAAGCATCTATTCAGCAAGAAAAGCAAGCAGCTTTAGCAGAAATAAAGAAAAATGTTGCCGAATTATCTATTGGTATCGCAGAATCAGTAATTAAAAAAGAATTATCTAATAAAAAAGATCAACTAGAATTAGTTGAAGGACTTTTAAAAGATGTTACTTTAAACTAA
- the atpH gene encoding ATP synthase F1 subunit delta, whose protein sequence is MKNARAAIRYAKAILNLAKDSKEETAVNDDMLFIVSTISENETFEVMLKSPVVKPSEKTKVLKALFEGKVNNITLGLFHLLEDNKRISMLLSIAKQYAIIYDFDKNIKIAKVTTAVPLTEEIEKKVLAKIESLTGDKANIENVINPAILGGFILRIGDVQYDASISNYLYELKKEFDNSHFIPKI, encoded by the coding sequence ATGAAAAACGCAAGAGCAGCAATACGTTATGCAAAAGCAATTTTAAATCTTGCTAAAGATTCAAAAGAAGAAACTGCCGTAAATGACGATATGTTATTTATAGTTAGTACGATTTCTGAAAATGAAACTTTTGAAGTAATGCTAAAAAGCCCTGTTGTTAAACCATCAGAAAAAACAAAAGTTTTAAAAGCTTTGTTTGAAGGTAAGGTTAACAATATTACGCTTGGCTTATTTCATTTATTAGAAGATAATAAAAGAATTTCAATGCTTCTTAGTATTGCAAAGCAATATGCTATCATTTATGATTTTGATAAAAATATAAAAATAGCAAAAGTAACAACAGCAGTTCCTTTAACTGAAGAAATAGAAAAGAAGGTTTTAGCTAAAATCGAATCATTAACAGGAGATAAAGCTAATATAGAGAACGTAATTAATCCAGCTATTTTAGGAGGATTTATTTTACGCATAGGAGATGTGCAATATGATGCAAGTATCTCTAATTATTTATACGAATTGAAAAAGGAATTTGACAACAGTCATTTTATTCCAAAAATTTAA
- the atpA gene encoding F0F1 ATP synthase subunit alpha codes for MASIKPAEVSAILKQQLTNFEAKATLNEVGTVLQVGDGIARVYGLSNVQYGELVEFDNGLEGIVLNLEEDNVGVVLLGASTSIREGSNVKRTERIASLQAGEGVVGRVVDTLGNPIDGKGPITGKTYQMPLERRAPGVIYREPVTEPLQTGIKSIDAMIPVGRGQRELIIGDRQTGKSTVAIDTILNQKEFFDAGEPVYCIYVAIGQKASTVAAIANMLEEKGAMSYTTIVAANASDPAAMQVYAPFAGAAIGEFFRDTGRPALIVFDDLSKQAVAYREISLLLRRPPGREAYPGDVFYLHSRLLERAAKLINDDKIASEMNDLPDSIKGIVKGGGSLTALPIIETQAGDVSAYIPTNVISITDGQIFLDGDLFNSGVRPAINVGISVSRVGGNAQIKSMKKVSGTLKLDQAQYRELEAFAKFGSDLDAATMSVISKGQRNVEILKQAQNDPYSVEDQVAIIYAGSKNLLKDVPVNQVKKFEKDYIDYLNAKHRDTLDTLKSGKLTPETIAVLEAAAKEISNHFN; via the coding sequence ATGGCAAGTATCAAACCAGCTGAAGTATCAGCAATTTTAAAGCAACAGTTAACAAATTTTGAAGCAAAAGCTACTTTAAACGAAGTAGGTACTGTTTTACAAGTAGGAGATGGAATTGCTCGTGTTTACGGTCTTTCTAATGTTCAATATGGTGAATTAGTAGAATTCGATAATGGATTAGAAGGTATTGTATTAAACTTAGAAGAAGACAATGTAGGTGTTGTTTTATTAGGAGCATCTACTTCTATTAGAGAAGGTTCTAATGTAAAACGTACAGAACGTATTGCCTCTTTACAAGCAGGTGAAGGCGTTGTTGGACGTGTGGTAGATACTTTAGGAAACCCTATAGATGGTAAAGGACCAATTACTGGAAAAACGTATCAAATGCCTTTAGAGCGTAGAGCTCCTGGGGTTATTTATAGAGAACCTGTAACAGAGCCATTACAAACTGGTATTAAATCTATTGATGCAATGATTCCTGTTGGACGTGGACAACGTGAGTTAATCATTGGAGATAGACAAACTGGTAAATCTACAGTTGCTATTGATACTATTTTAAATCAAAAAGAATTTTTTGATGCTGGTGAACCAGTATATTGTATATATGTAGCTATTGGTCAAAAAGCTTCTACAGTTGCAGCAATTGCAAACATGTTAGAAGAAAAAGGCGCAATGTCTTATACTACAATCGTAGCAGCAAATGCATCAGATCCTGCAGCAATGCAAGTATATGCACCATTTGCTGGAGCTGCAATTGGAGAATTTTTTAGAGATACTGGTAGACCAGCTTTAATTGTTTTTGATGATTTATCTAAACAAGCAGTTGCATACCGTGAGATTTCTTTATTATTAAGAAGACCTCCAGGACGTGAGGCTTATCCTGGTGATGTATTTTACTTACACTCAAGATTATTAGAACGTGCTGCAAAATTAATCAATGATGATAAAATTGCAAGTGAAATGAACGACTTACCAGATTCTATAAAAGGAATTGTAAAAGGTGGAGGTTCTTTAACTGCATTGCCAATTATTGAAACACAAGCAGGAGACGTTTCAGCATATATTCCAACAAACGTAATTTCGATTACAGATGGACAAATTTTCTTAGATGGAGATTTATTTAACTCTGGTGTTCGTCCAGCAATTAACGTAGGTATTTCTGTATCTCGTGTTGGTGGTAATGCACAGATTAAATCTATGAAAAAAGTATCTGGTACTTTAAAACTAGATCAAGCTCAATACCGTGAATTAGAAGCGTTTGCAAAGTTTGGTTCTGATTTAGATGCAGCTACAATGAGTGTAATTTCTAAAGGACAACGTAACGTTGAAATTTTAAAACAAGCTCAAAATGATCCTTACTCTGTAGAAGATCAAGTTGCAATTATTTATGCTGGTTCTAAGAACTTATTAAAAGATGTACCTGTAAATCAAGTTAAAAAGTTTGAGAAGGATTATATCGATTATTTAAATGCAAAACATAGAGATACTTTAGATACATTAAAATCTGGTAAATTAACACCAGAAACAATTGCAGTTTTAGAAGCAGCAGCTAAAGAAATTTCTAATCATTTTAATTAG